The nucleotide window GTTGCTGGAGGCGCTCTGGGTCCTGACAGTAGCCGATCGTCCGGACACCGAGGTTCACCTCGCGGAGACACTGCTCGTACGTCGTCTTCCCGTTGTACAGCTCCGAGCCCGATCCCCAGTCGAAGTGGTCGCCGAAGCCGAGGCTGTCGGCCAGTTCCTGCATGATCTGCAGGTCCGGCTTCGAGTTGTGGCTCGGCGGACGAACCGGCTCGGACCACTGGACGGCGCGGTGGGAGTTCGTCAGCGACCGCGGGTGCTCGTACTGGCTCGACGCCGGGAGCAGGATGAGTTCCGTGTCGTCCAGGTCGGGGAGCACCGAGGCGACCGACGGGAACACGTCGACGACGACGATGAGGTCGAGGTTCTCCATCGCCTCCTTCATCTTCTCCATCTCGGAGATGGAGTTCACCGAGTGTCCCCAGATGAACGCCGCCTTCAGCCGGTTCGGCTGGTACAGCGGCGTCTTGTTCAGCCGCCGCTCCTGCGGGAGCGCGGCCTCGAACCACCGCGCGACGCTGAGCCCGATCTGGAACATCATCGAGCGCGGACTCGGGCGCTCGCTGTCGGCCGCATCCCCGCTATCGCTGTAGTCGACGTACGCCCCCGCCTGATCGTACAGGTCCTGCGGGAGCTCCCCGTACTGCTGGTACAGGTCGTCGAACGTGACCGACCCGGACGTGAACGGGCTCTTGTCCCACACGTCCGCCCAGTACTCCCAGGAGCCGGGCGAGGACACCGAGTAGTAGCCGGGCAGGATGTGGCTCGCGACCGCGAGGTCGGTCGCCCCCTGGACGTTCGCGTGCCCGCGCATCACCTGGAGGCCGCCGCCCGAGCGCGCCGCGCTCCCGGACGCCAGCGAGGTGAGCGCGTACGAGCGGATGTTCTGGGTCCCGTTGTTGTGCTGGGTCCCGCCCATCGCCCACTCGATCTGTATCTGGGGCTTGTTCTCGATGATGAGGTCGCCCAGTTCCCGGAGCTCCTCCACCGACAGCCAGGTGATGTCCGACACCGTCTCCAGGTCGTACTGCTCGAGGTCGTCCTCGACGTCGGGCCAGCCCTGGACCCGGTTCCCCAGCATGTCATCGTCCAGTTCTCCCTGGTCACGGAGGTACCGGATGAGCCCCATCATCAGGGCGACGTCCGTCCCCGGTCGGAGCCGGTAGAAGTAGTCGGCGTGGGCCGCCGTCTTCGTGTACCGCGGGTCCACGACGACGATGGTCCCGCCGCGTTTCTGCCCCTCGAGGATGTGCTGCATCGCGATGGGATGGGCCTCGGCGGGGTTCTGCCCGATTATCAGGTCCATGTTGAAGTTCCGATAATCGTTGATGGTGTTCGTCATCGCCCCGTATCCCCACGTGTTCGCGAGGCCCGCGACCGTCGTCGAGTGACAGATACGCGCCTGGTGGTCGCAGTTGTTCGTCCCGTAGAACGACGCGAGCTTCCGGAACGCGTACGCCTCCTCGTTGGAGTGGTGCGCGCTCCCGAGCCACATCGTGCCGTCGGCGCCCACCTCCTCCTTGATGCGGAGGAGCTCGTCCGAGATGGTGCTGTACGCCCGATCCCACGAGATCTTCGTCCAGCCGTCCCCGGTCTTCCGGAGCGGGTGTTTCAGCCGCTTCTCGGAGTGTTCGCTGCCGTAGATCGCTGCGCCCTTCGAGCAGAGCGAGCCGTTGTTCACCGGGTGTTCCTCCCACGATTCCTGCCCGACGAACGCGTTGCCGCGCCGCTCGCCGTGGAATCCGCAACCCACCGCACAGAAGTTGCAGATGGTCTTCGTGAGCTCCGTGTGGTCCGTGTCGGAGCCGTCGGTCTCACCTTCGTCCTGCGCGAGCGCTTGCCCGGCGCCGCCGCCGCCGAGCGCCACCGCCCCCGCCAGCGCGCTCGCCTTCAGGAACGACCGCCTGTCCAGGTCGAGTGATGCTGGTTCCGTGCTCATTGGTCCATGGTAGCATTCGCCGCTGTTCGTCTGCTAACACGAAACATACCCCTCCGAATCCTCATTAATCTTCGGCACGGTAGGACCGAACTAATTAGGCCGACCTAACGTTCCGGCCGGCGTACCTCCGGTTATTCCAGCCGAACCGAGGACTCGGTTTTCCTCGATCGGCGTAAGGTATATTCGCGTGTCGCCGCTTCACAGACGCGATGAACGTCGGGGCATTCGTCTGTTCGTGCGGCGGCACCTGCGACGTGGACCTCGAGGCGGTCCGCGACGGGGTCCGCGACGTGGAGGTGGTCGCGTCCTCGGAGACGCTGTGCCGGGACGCGCTTCCCGCCGTCGACGGGCTCATCGACGAGTACGAGCTCGACCAGCTCGTCGTCGGCGCGTGCGACGACGGCTGCCGGGCGCGCTTCGACGACCTCGTCGCCGAGAAGGGGTTGCATCCCGACGCGGCCGCGTTCGTCGACCACCGGGAGGAGGCGGGCTGGGTCCACTCCGAACCCGAGGCGACCGACAAGACGGCCCGCCTGGTCAACGCCCGACGGACCGGCCTCGAGTACGAGGCGCCGACGCGCTCCGTGTCGCGGGAGGCCGGCGAGTCGGTGGTGGTAGTCGGCGACGCGGGGACGGCCGCCGCGCTCGCCGACACCGCGGACGTCACCCTCGTCGCGGACGGGGCCGAGTACGCCGACGTCGACGCGGACCTCTCGGACGTGGAGATCGAACGGGGCCGGTTCGTCGACGTCGAGGGCGCCTTCGGGGAGTTCGAGGTCACGCTCGTGGCCCGCGTCACCGAGGACTGCATCTCCTGCATGAAGTGCGTCCGGGAGGGCCCGGACGGCATGGTGACGCGCCGTCCGGTGGACGTCCACCCCGACGCGCCCGACGGCGGGTGGACCGACTGCTGTCCGACCGACGCCATCGACCTCTCCGGGGTCGAGCGCAGTATCGATGCCGACCAGGTGATCCACCCCGCCGGGACGGACTCGGCCAGGGGGGGCCGCGTCGGCTACTACACCGGCCCCGTCGACGGGGCCACGATCGCGGCCGTGGAGTCCCTGCTCGGCGGCGTCGAGAAGCCGCGGTTCCTCGACCTGGAGATGGACGTCTGTGCGGCCGGCGAGTCGAGCCAGCAGGGGTGTACCGCCTGCGTCGACGCCTGCCCGCACGGCGCGGTCGACCGACCCGCCGTGGA belongs to Halorarum halophilum and includes:
- a CDS encoding molybdopterin-dependent oxidoreductase → MSTEPASLDLDRRSFLKASALAGAVALGGGGAGQALAQDEGETDGSDTDHTELTKTICNFCAVGCGFHGERRGNAFVGQESWEEHPVNNGSLCSKGAAIYGSEHSEKRLKHPLRKTGDGWTKISWDRAYSTISDELLRIKEEVGADGTMWLGSAHHSNEEAYAFRKLASFYGTNNCDHQARICHSTTVAGLANTWGYGAMTNTINDYRNFNMDLIIGQNPAEAHPIAMQHILEGQKRGGTIVVVDPRYTKTAAHADYFYRLRPGTDVALMMGLIRYLRDQGELDDDMLGNRVQGWPDVEDDLEQYDLETVSDITWLSVEELRELGDLIIENKPQIQIEWAMGGTQHNNGTQNIRSYALTSLASGSAARSGGGLQVMRGHANVQGATDLAVASHILPGYYSVSSPGSWEYWADVWDKSPFTSGSVTFDDLYQQYGELPQDLYDQAGAYVDYSDSGDAADSERPSPRSMMFQIGLSVARWFEAALPQERRLNKTPLYQPNRLKAAFIWGHSVNSISEMEKMKEAMENLDLIVVVDVFPSVASVLPDLDDTELILLPASSQYEHPRSLTNSHRAVQWSEPVRPPSHNSKPDLQIMQELADSLGFGDHFDWGSGSELYNGKTTYEQCLREVNLGVRTIGYCQDPERLQQHLEYDHAFSKEDLKADLPGSPVDGEYWMLPWPCWGEGHPGTPIIWNDDLDPREGGQDFRARWGIEAPNPSQWEQMDTSGKEYPMQKTFDEQGQEGMNLLRAPYNPDWWNGQGPIRGVPQYPGFSTTLPEDPTNPDALTIPYEYALRADKSVYDTAVAMNQRYDSGFDEEFYQQYDYKQPDAPTGRGRARAVTWNFIDTTPVHREPIESPRPDLVQDWPANGEQTNFYRLNQNNAAVQQRAMQSLVDKGLGADGNDKRWTIMTTGRQVEHQGGGAETRSNIYTADLQPHMYAEIHPEMAEELDVVGGDLVVVSTTDRGSVLVKARVTHRPNPQETFLPFHWGGLLRGRSLEEKYPDGLVPHAIGDSVNIITSRGYDVETQMQETKAAMVRVQKATQDVVDELSMKPVGEGGLADEVVDISNYEFPQDRNGIGQQKDFDVRRKYSGSSTVQ